The segment AGGAAGCGCCGTTTCATCCCGCCGGAGAGCCAGTCGAACCGCGTCTCGCGTTTGTCCCAGATGCCGACCGTCTTCAGCGCTTCCTCGGCGCGGCGCTCGGCCTCCGCGGGCGGAACGCCGTGGTAGCCCGCCTTGTGTTCGAGCACCTCGTGGATCGGGAAGAATCGATCGACGTTGAACTCCTGCGGCGCGATCCCGATCCGATCGCGGGCCCGCCGGTAGTCGGTTTCGACGTCGAAGCCGAACACCTCCGCCACGCCGCCGCCCTTGCGGACGAGGCCGACGAGGACGTTGATGAACGTCGTCTTCCCCGCGCCGTTCGGGCCGAGCAGCCCGAAGAACTCCCCGCGGTCGACTTCGAACGTCAATCCGTCGAGCGCCTGCACATCGCCGTAGGCTTTCCGGAGGCCGTCGGCGCGTATCGCGGGTTCCGATTGCATACCGAACGGTCGGGTCGCGAGGCGGTTAAGCGGCGTGAAAGCCGCGCGTTCGGGAGTCGCTCTCGGATCGTCACACCCGGCGGACCACCCACAGCGTCGCGATCCCGCCGACGGCGATCACGAACCAGTAGCTCGTCAGCCGGTAGATCGTCGTCACCGCGAGGGCGTCCGTCGCCGTCAGGCCAGCGAGAACCGGCAGGAGGACGAGGAGCGTCCCCTCGATCGCGCCGATCCCGCCCGGCAGCGGGGTCGACCCGGCGATCACGGTCACGGGAACGAGGAAGCAGACGAGCGGGATCGAGACGGCCGCCCCGAGCGCGATCCCCGAGAAGTACAGCGGCAGCGCGAATAGGACCCAGCCGACGTACGCGAAGCCGACCGCGACGAGGATCGCCCGCGGCGACCCCGCGATCAGGTCGATCGACGCGTACAGGCGGTCGATCCGGTCGCCGACCGACTCGACCGAGAAGCGATCCGTCCGTCCGGCAATCGGCGCGAGACACCGCAACGCGCCGGCGCGAACTCTGGCGCGGAACCGCCAGCCGACGGCGACGAGCAGCGGCAACGCCACCGCGACCCCGACGAGCGCGATCGCGAGCGGCCGTATCCGCGCCGTGAGTTCCGCGGTCGCGAGCAGGTAGCCGAGCCCCGCGATACCGACGGTGAAAAACGGGAGCAGGCGGACGAGGTCGGCGACCACGACGCTCGCGAGCGCCTGCTCGTAGGTCGCGTCGGTGTCTCGCGAGAGGATGTACGCGATGAACGGCTCGCCGCCGGCCTGCCCCATCGGCGTGACGTAGTTCGCGAACGTCGCGGCGAAAAAGGTCACGACGAGCCGCCGGTAGGCGACGGTCACGCCGACCCGTTCGAGGACGATCTGCCACGTCTTCGCCCACGCGAACAGACACAGGAGCGTCGAGCCGCAGGCGACGAGCACCCACTCGACGCGGGCCACCCGGAGCCGTTCGATCGCTCGCTCCCATCCGACGACCGCGCCGAGGAGATACACGAGGAGGACGGCGACGGCGAACCCGAGGAGGGTTTTGAGCGCTGTCCGCCGGTCGATGAGCCCGGCGCCGAGGCCGCCGTCGTGAGTCACTGTGTACACGTCTCCGTTCCGTCTCGAACAACCCGTCGGTTCGTTCGCCGGTCAGTTGCCGGTCTTCGTCACCTGATACCACTCGCCGTCCCACGTGAGCGCATACTCGAACAGCGCCTTGACCGTGAGCACGCCGTGGCCGAAGTAGATGATCGGGGCCAGCGCGATCGACCACGACGGGACGCCGACGCGTCCGTCGAGGACGTCCCGTCCCCAGACGCCGAGGATCGTGCCGAAGATGCTCGCCAACGGAAGCAGCGCCGTCTCCCAGCTGAAGACGAACAGCAGGAGCACCTGCGCCGAGAGAATGAGCAGGATCGCGCCCGCGAGCACCGCGCCGACGGATCGGCCAATCGTGACGAGGTCCGTCCCGCCGAGGTCGCCCTCCAGCGCCTCGCGGATCCGCCTGTGGACGACCTGCACGTGGCCGATCCGCCAGCGCTTGCGTTGGCCCCACAGATCACGGAGGGTGTGCGGCGTCTCCATCGAACTCGTGCAGCGACTGTTCCGCGCGACGGTCAGATCGGCGCGATGACACTGGTGGGAGAAGTAGATATCTTCGGTCAGCATGTCCGCGTAGCCGCCGACCGCGTCGAACG is part of the Natronomonas salsuginis genome and harbors:
- a CDS encoding lysylphosphatidylglycerol synthase transmembrane domain-containing protein gives rise to the protein MYTVTHDGGLGAGLIDRRTALKTLLGFAVAVLLVYLLGAVVGWERAIERLRVARVEWVLVACGSTLLCLFAWAKTWQIVLERVGVTVAYRRLVVTFFAATFANYVTPMGQAGGEPFIAYILSRDTDATYEQALASVVVADLVRLLPFFTVGIAGLGYLLATAELTARIRPLAIALVGVAVALPLLVAVGWRFRARVRAGALRCLAPIAGRTDRFSVESVGDRIDRLYASIDLIAGSPRAILVAVGFAYVGWVLFALPLYFSGIALGAAVSIPLVCFLVPVTVIAGSTPLPGGIGAIEGTLLVLLPVLAGLTATDALAVTTIYRLTSYWFVIAVGGIATLWVVRRV